GACGGTCATGTGCGCATATAACAAGGTCAATGGGGAATTCGCCTCCGAGAACAAGCGCTTGCTTAGCGATATTTTGAGAGACGAGTGGAACTTTCAAGGATTTGTCGTATCTGATTGGGGAGCTGTCAACGAACGTGTCGACGCCTTGCAAGCAGGGCTTGAGCTCGAAATGCCGACGAGCGACGGCGGCGGAGAAGCCAAAATCATCGCTGCTGTCCAGAAGGGGGAGCTATCCGAGAAATGGTTGGATCAGGCGGTTGAGCGGCTGCTTCGAATTATCTTTAAAGCGATGGACGGCAAGAAGGAAAATGCGGTTTACGACAAGATGAAGCATCATGAGTTAGCTAAGGAAGCCGCGATCGAGAGCACAGTTCTGTTGAAGAACGAGGGGCAGATTCTGCCGTTATCCAGGGCGAGCCAAGTGGCGGTCATTGGGGCGTTAGCGCAAACGCCGCGCTATCAAGGAGGAGGAAGTTCGCATATCCATCCTACCCGGCTGGATTATGCGCTTGAGGAAATTACCCACCTGGTTGGCAGTACGAATGTACGATATGAACCGGGTTATGCGCTTGAGCATGACGAAGTGGAGGAAGAGCTTATCCGGGCCGCGCAGGAGGCAGCGAAGCAAAGCGATGCGGCCATCTTGTTTATCGGTCTTCCCGATCGTTGCGAGTCTGAGGGATATGATCGCGAGCATCTGAGAATACCGTACAATCAGATCGCTTTGATTGAAGCGATCGCAGAGGTTCAGCCGAATGTGGTAGCGGTGTTAAGCAACGGAGCCCCCGTTGAGATGCCTTGGCTCGGCAAGGTCAAAGGACTTTTCGAAGGTTATTTGGGCGGACAGGCATCCGGAAGCGCGATCGCCGCATTGTTATTTGGCGAGGCCAACCCTTCGGGCAAATTGGCGGAGACTTTCCCGCTACGGCTTGAAGACAATCCGAGTTATTTGAATTTCCCGGGCGAAGGAGATCGCGTTGATTATCGGGAGGGGATCTTTGTAGGCTACCGCCACTATGAAGCCAAAAAGATTCAGCCTTTATTCCCGTTTGGGTTTGGGTTGAGCTACACTGTATTTACGTACCAGGATTTGGAGATCCATGCGGACGATATCCAGGATAATGAGGAACTGACGGTTACCGTCACTGTCCATAATGCCGGGAACCGGCCGGGACAGGAGATTGTACAATTGTATGTAAGGGATGTGCAAAGCACCGTC
The window above is part of the Paenibacillus lutimineralis genome. Proteins encoded here:
- a CDS encoding beta-glucosidase family protein, coding for MTTRDIQSIIRQMTLQEKAAMCSGADFWNLKGIERLGIPSIMVTDGPHGLRKQIGAADHLGFNQSVPATCFPSAAGLASSWNRELLERVGTALGEECQAEDVAILLGPGANIKRSPLCGRNFEYFSEDPYLSSEMAASHIQGVQSQGVGTSLKHFAANNQEYRRMSTDVTVDERTLREIYLASFENAVKRSQPWTVMCAYNKVNGEFASENKRLLSDILRDEWNFQGFVVSDWGAVNERVDALQAGLELEMPTSDGGGEAKIIAAVQKGELSEKWLDQAVERLLRIIFKAMDGKKENAVYDKMKHHELAKEAAIESTVLLKNEGQILPLSRASQVAVIGALAQTPRYQGGGSSHIHPTRLDYALEEITHLVGSTNVRYEPGYALEHDEVEEELIRAAQEAAKQSDAAILFIGLPDRCESEGYDREHLRIPYNQIALIEAIAEVQPNVVAVLSNGAPVEMPWLGKVKGLFEGYLGGQASGSAIAALLFGEANPSGKLAETFPLRLEDNPSYLNFPGEGDRVDYREGIFVGYRHYEAKKIQPLFPFGFGLSYTVFTYQDLEIHADDIQDNEELTVTVTVHNAGNRPGQEIVQLYVRDVQSTVLRPEKELKGFQKIFLEPGASRAVTFHLDHRAFSYYNVDINSWHVETGEFEILIGKSSAEIELAQKVMVRSTAALPLRIDRNTLICDLLADPSVGTKARQELDHILLTHPFAKLQEDKEFSGMMEAMINNLPLRALSTFSGGSFTEEMMNEMIARLNRG